GGTAACTCGCTCAACGTGCGGCACCCGCACGCCCTGCAGCTCATCATGGACAGCCTGCGGTACTGGGTCACCGAGATGCGCGTCGACGGGTTCCGGTTCGACCTTGCGGCCACCCTGGCGCGCGAGTTCTACGACGTCGACCGCCTCTCGAGCTTCTTCGAGCTCGTGCAGCAGGACCCGGTGGTGTCGCAGGTGAAGCTCATCGCCGAGCCGTGGGACGTCGGCCCCGGCGGCTACCAGGTGGGCAACTTCCCGCCGCAGTGGTCGGAGTGGAACGGCAAGTACCGCGACGAGGTCCGCGACTTCTGGCGCGGCGAGCCGTCGAGCCTCGGCGAGTTCGCCTCGCGCATCACGGGTTCGGCCGACCTCTACGAGAACAGCGGGCGCAAGCCGGTCGCCTCGATCAACTTCGTGACCGCGCACGACGGCTTCACCATCCGCGACCTCGTCTCGTACAACGAGAAGCACAACGAGGCGAACGGTGAGGACGGCAATGACGGCGAATCGCACAACCGCTCGTGGAACTCGGGCGCCGAGGGCGACACCGACGACCCGGAGGTGCTCGCTCTGCGCGCACGGCAGCAGCGCAACTTCCTCGCGACCCTGCTGCTGTCGCAGGGCGTGCCCATGCTCCTGCACGGCGACGAGCTCGGACGCACGCAGCAGGGCAACAACAACACGTACGCGCAGGACAACGAGCTGAGCTGGGTGCACTGGGACCAGGCCGACAAGCCGCTCATCGAGTTCACGGCGGCGGTCGCCAGGCTGCGGAAGGACCACCCGACGTTCCGCAGGAGCCGGTTCTTCGACGGCCGCCCGGTCGAGATCGAGGAGGGCGAGGAGAGCGCCGAGGGTGCTCCGCTGCCCGACATCGTCTGGCTGCGGCCGGACGGCACGCAGATGCGGGAGCAGGACTGGGACGCCCCCCTCGGCCGGGCCGTCGGCGTCTACCTCAACGGCGAGGGCATCCGCCAGCGTGACGCGCGCGGCGAGCCCATCGTCGACGTCGACTTCCTGCTGTTCTACAACGCCGAGCCCGAGGACGCCGAGTTCCGCATCCCTCCCCGCACGAATCAGATGTGGGACGTCGTGATCGACACGGCGGGCCGGTCGGCGGACAGCGAGCCGAAGTCGGCCGGCGACACGTTCACGCTCGAGGGCAGGTCGATGCTCGTGCTCTGCGCGCACACCGAGCCCGAGACCGAGCCCGACCACTCGGTCGCCGCCTCCCTCGCGGTGCGCACGTCGCAGGGCAGCCAGGCGCAGCTGCCGGGCGGCGCACCGGGCACCTCGGGCGGCGCGCAGTCCACGACCGTGCACCCCCCCACGTAGGCCCGCGTCGGCCGCCCGACCTCACGCCACCGAGCGACGACCGAAGGGACATCCGTGAAGGCACCCGTCTCGACCTACCGCATCCAGGTGCGCCCCTCGTTCGACCTCGACGCGGTGGCCGACGTGATCGGCTACCTGCACGAGCTCGGCGCCGACTGGGTGTACCTCTCGCCCATCCTCGAGGCAGAGTCCGGCTCGGACCACGGGTACGACGTCGTCGACCACGCGCTCGTGGATCCCGCGCGGGGCGGGGCCGACGGCCTCGAACGGGCGGCGGCCGCGGCGCGCACCCACGGCATGGGCGTGCTCGTCGACATCGTGCCGAACCACGTCGGCGTGGCGACT
This DNA window, taken from Agromyces sp. 3263, encodes the following:
- the glgX gene encoding glycogen debranching protein GlgX; translated protein: MEAWPGSAYPLGATFDGSGTNFALFSESADRVELCLFDEDGTETRVELQDVDAFVWHAYLPHVQPGQRYGYRVHGHWDPNNGQRANPNKVLLDPYAKAMAGAFDWDQSLFGYDFGDPDSRNDDDSAGHVMHSVVINPFFDWAGDRHPNTPYSETLIYEAHVKGLTQLHPDVPEDQRGTYAGVAHPAVIDHLRKLGVTAIELMPVHQFVQDSTLEEKGLRNYWGYNTIGFFAPHNEYSSTGELGQQAQEFKSMVRAMHEAGIEVILDVVYNHTAEGNHLGPTIAFRGIDNAAYYRLEEKDKRYYTDYTGTGNSLNVRHPHALQLIMDSLRYWVTEMRVDGFRFDLAATLAREFYDVDRLSSFFELVQQDPVVSQVKLIAEPWDVGPGGYQVGNFPPQWSEWNGKYRDEVRDFWRGEPSSLGEFASRITGSADLYENSGRKPVASINFVTAHDGFTIRDLVSYNEKHNEANGEDGNDGESHNRSWNSGAEGDTDDPEVLALRARQQRNFLATLLLSQGVPMLLHGDELGRTQQGNNNTYAQDNELSWVHWDQADKPLIEFTAAVARLRKDHPTFRRSRFFDGRPVEIEEGEESAEGAPLPDIVWLRPDGTQMREQDWDAPLGRAVGVYLNGEGIRQRDARGEPIVDVDFLLFYNAEPEDAEFRIPPRTNQMWDVVIDTAGRSADSEPKSAGDTFTLEGRSMLVLCAHTEPETEPDHSVAASLAVRTSQGSQAQLPGGAPGTSGGAQSTTVHPPT